In the genome of Pleurocapsa minor HA4230-MV1, one region contains:
- a CDS encoding DUF433 domain-containing protein: protein MWRKTCIAGHRIKVQDIVIWHEKMGMSPDEIVSSYSTINLSDVYAALAYYHDHLEEIRQHIKEDEEYIKKLRANTSSLVQPNMLGKVEFI from the coding sequence TTGTGGAGGAAAACCTGTATTGCGGGACATCGCATTAAGGTGCAAGATATTGTCATCTGGCATGAAAAAATGGGTATGTCACCAGATGAAATCGTTTCCAGCTACTCTACTATTAACTTGTCTGATGTGTATGCTGCCTTAGCTTATTATCACGATCATCTTGAAGAAATTAGACAACATATTAAAGAAGACGAAGAATATATTAAAAAGTTACGAGCAAACACTTCTTCTCTAGTTCAACCTAATATGTTGGGCAAAGTTGAATTTATTTAA